One genomic window of Desulfovibrio subterraneus includes the following:
- the ftsZ gene encoding cell division protein FtsZ — protein sequence MEFMEIENDSMAKIKVIGVGGGGGNAVNNMISSVLRGVTFITANTDVQALNNSQAEYKIQLGDKLTKGLGAGANPAVGRDAALESIEQIRAAIGEADMVFVTAGMGGGTGTGAAPVIAQVAKEMGALTVGVVTKPFFFEGKKRLEAAEAGIEEFRQHVDSLITIPNDRLLSLAAKKATFVEMLKKADEILYFAVKGISDLIMVPGLINLDFADVKAVMGESGLAMMGAGSATGEARAREAAMKAITSPLLEDVSIDGARGVLMNITCSSDLTIEEVSEAAGAIQEAAHEEARIFFGTVFDDNIGDEMRITVIATGIDTSRAETQGSGSRTMVSGGGSKVTPMRNSAPKAAPAPRAQQIQPQVATRPAQPAAQPMGHSMGHSAGQAMAPQARRAQEVITRPAPARGLGNFSEEDRNIPAYLRRQGQVAQTAQQAANVHNPGEDDFVFDEDEFEIPSFIRKQAD from the coding sequence ATGGAATTCATGGAAATTGAAAACGACAGCATGGCGAAAATAAAAGTCATAGGTGTCGGTGGTGGTGGCGGGAATGCCGTCAACAACATGATCAGCTCGGTACTGCGCGGCGTTACCTTTATCACGGCAAACACCGACGTGCAGGCTCTCAACAACTCGCAGGCTGAATACAAGATTCAGCTGGGTGACAAGCTCACCAAGGGCCTTGGCGCAGGCGCCAACCCCGCAGTCGGCCGCGATGCCGCTCTGGAATCCATCGAGCAGATCCGTGCCGCCATCGGCGAAGCAGACATGGTCTTTGTTACCGCAGGCATGGGCGGCGGCACCGGCACCGGTGCAGCACCCGTTATCGCACAGGTAGCCAAGGAAATGGGCGCGCTCACCGTTGGCGTTGTGACCAAGCCTTTCTTCTTCGAAGGCAAGAAGCGTCTTGAAGCAGCCGAAGCCGGTATTGAAGAGTTCCGTCAGCACGTGGACTCCCTCATCACCATCCCCAACGACCGACTGCTGTCTCTGGCCGCCAAAAAAGCCACCTTCGTGGAAATGCTGAAGAAGGCCGACGAAATTCTGTATTTTGCAGTGAAGGGCATCTCTGACCTCATCATGGTTCCCGGTCTCATCAACCTTGACTTCGCGGACGTGAAGGCAGTGATGGGCGAATCCGGTCTCGCCATGATGGGTGCAGGCAGCGCCACCGGCGAAGCCCGCGCCCGCGAGGCAGCCATGAAGGCCATTACCAGCCCGCTTCTGGAAGATGTATCCATCGACGGCGCACGCGGTGTTCTCATGAACATCACCTGCTCCTCCGATCTGACCATCGAAGAGGTTTCCGAGGCCGCAGGCGCCATTCAGGAAGCCGCCCATGAAGAGGCACGCATCTTCTTCGGTACCGTTTTCGATGACAACATCGGCGACGAAATGCGCATTACCGTTATTGCCACCGGCATCGACACTTCCCGTGCAGAAACGCAGGGCAGCGGCAGCCGGACCATGGTTTCCGGCGGCGGAAGCAAGGTGACTCCCATGCGCAACAGCGCGCCCAAGGCAGCACCCGCTCCGCGTGCGCAGCAGATTCAGCCTCAGGTTGCCACACGTCCTGCCCAGCCCGCAGCTCAGCCCATGGGGCATAGCATGGGCCATTCCGCAGGACAGGCCATGGCTCCTCAGGCCCGTCGTGCGCAGGAAGTGATCACCCGTCCTGCACCCGCGCGCGGACTTGGCAATTTCAGTGAAGAAGATCGCAATATCCCCGCATATCTGCGTCGTCAGGGACAGGTTGCCCAGACTGCACAGCAGGCAGCCAATGTACATAATCCCGGCGAAGACGACTTCGTATTCGATGAGGATGAGTTCGAGATTCCGTCTTTCATCCGCAAACAGGCGGATTAG
- the ftsA gene encoding cell division protein FtsA, translating to MGKSDLIVGLDIGTTKICAVVGEPTPDGVDIVGIGTAPSTGLRKGVVVNIEQTVQSIKKALEEAELMAGCEIRSVYAGIAGSHIKGFNSHGVIAVKGGEVGPKDVERVLDAAKAVAIPLDREVIHILPQEYIVDDQRGIADPLGMAGVRLEVKVHIVTGAVTSAQNIVRSCHRSGLDVSDIVLEALASSKAVLTEEEREIGVALVDLGGGTTDIAVFANDSIKHTGVLALGGQNLTNDIAFGLRTPMVSAEKIKTRYGCALAELVRGDETIEVSSVGDREPRKLSRQVLAEICEPRMEEILSLVDQELVRSGYKNLIGAGVVLTGGTALIDGCQELGEQIFNLPTRIGYPRNVGGLKDVVNSPKYATAVGLLRYGAEKEGLELKFRIRDGNVFNRVLSRMKKWFSDVS from the coding sequence ATGGGCAAGTCTGATCTGATAGTGGGACTCGATATCGGGACCACGAAAATCTGCGCCGTGGTGGGCGAGCCCACTCCTGACGGTGTGGACATCGTCGGCATCGGCACTGCTCCCTCCACGGGTCTGCGCAAGGGTGTTGTCGTCAACATCGAGCAGACCGTGCAGTCCATCAAGAAGGCGCTTGAAGAAGCTGAACTCATGGCAGGCTGCGAGATCCGCTCCGTCTATGCCGGAATTGCGGGCAGTCATATCAAGGGCTTCAACAGCCACGGCGTTATTGCGGTCAAGGGCGGCGAAGTCGGCCCCAAAGATGTGGAGCGCGTGCTGGATGCGGCCAAGGCTGTGGCCATTCCGCTCGACCGGGAGGTCATCCACATCCTTCCGCAGGAATACATTGTGGACGACCAGCGCGGCATTGCCGATCCGCTCGGCATGGCCGGTGTACGTCTCGAAGTGAAGGTGCATATAGTCACCGGCGCGGTGACAAGCGCCCAGAACATCGTGCGTTCCTGCCATCGCAGCGGTCTTGATGTTTCCGATATCGTGCTTGAGGCGCTGGCTTCTTCCAAAGCCGTGCTGACGGAAGAAGAGCGCGAAATAGGCGTTGCTCTGGTGGACCTTGGCGGCGGCACGACGGATATCGCCGTCTTCGCCAACGACTCCATCAAGCACACAGGGGTGCTGGCTCTTGGCGGGCAGAACCTGACCAACGATATCGCCTTCGGCCTGCGCACCCCCATGGTAAGCGCCGAAAAGATAAAGACCCGGTATGGCTGCGCACTTGCCGAACTTGTGCGCGGCGATGAAACCATAGAGGTCTCCAGCGTGGGCGACCGTGAGCCCCGCAAGCTTTCCCGTCAGGTACTGGCGGAAATATGTGAACCGCGCATGGAAGAGATTCTGTCCCTCGTGGATCAGGAACTCGTCCGTTCCGGATACAAGAACCTTATCGGTGCAGGCGTGGTGCTCACTGGCGGCACGGCGCTTATTGACGGATGCCAGGAACTTGGTGAACAAATCTTCAACTTGCCCACGCGGATTGGCTATCCGCGCAATGTGGGCGGCCTGAAGGATGTAGTGAACAGCCCCAAGTACGCCACCGCGGTTGGTCTCCTGCGGTATGGCGCGGAAAAGGAAGGCTTGGAGCTGAAATTCCGCATTCGCGACGGCAATGTCTTCAACCGGGTCCTGTCCCGGATGAAGAAGTGGTTCTCGGATGTGTCCTAG
- the frr gene encoding ribosome recycling factor: MDEILLDAEERMEKAITSLERDFGKLRTGRASTSLVDNIIVDYYGTPTPIKQMSSVSIPDSRSITIQPWDKAAFGLIEKAIINSDLGLNPMNDGRVIRINIPMLTEERRKELVKVAKKYVEEAKVAVRNVRRDANEQIKKLEKSKDVTEDESRQGQDEVQKLTDAYVAKADERGTAKEAEIMAI; encoded by the coding sequence ATGGATGAGATCCTGCTCGACGCCGAAGAAAGAATGGAGAAGGCCATCACGTCGCTTGAACGTGATTTCGGAAAGCTGCGCACCGGCCGCGCATCCACCTCGCTCGTGGACAACATCATCGTGGACTACTACGGCACACCCACGCCCATAAAGCAGATGTCGTCCGTTTCCATTCCCGACAGCCGCAGCATTACCATACAGCCGTGGGATAAGGCCGCCTTCGGGCTGATTGAAAAGGCCATCATCAATTCCGATCTGGGTCTCAACCCCATGAACGACGGCCGCGTCATCCGCATCAACATCCCGATGCTGACCGAGGAACGCCGTAAGGAACTCGTGAAGGTCGCCAAGAAGTATGTTGAAGAAGCCAAGGTTGCTGTCCGCAACGTACGTCGCGATGCCAATGAACAGATCAAGAAGCTGGAAAAGAGCAAAGACGTAACCGAGGACGAATCCCGCCAGGGTCAGGACGAGGTGCAGAAGCTCACCGACGCTTACGTGGCCAAGGCCGATGAGCGCGGAACTGCCAAAGAAGCCGAAATCATGGCTATCTAG
- the gap gene encoding type I glyceraldehyde-3-phosphate dehydrogenase codes for MSKVRVGINGFGRIGRQVLRSIWKYHRDTIEVVAVNDLFDIKTNAHLLAHDTSYGPFEPKVSVDGDMIIVGDDFKVKNFAERDPRLIPWGAEKVDVVVESTGIFRTGPKAAMHIEAGAKKVIISAPAKEEDITIVMGVNDKAYDPAKHHIISNASCTTNCLAPVVKVVHETYGIRKGVMTTIHSYTNDQRILDLPHSDLRRARAAACNMIPTSTGAAKAVALVIPEMKGKFSGYSVRVPTPTVSLVDFVCELEKDTTTEDLRAVLKAAAEGPLKGILGYSEEPLVSSDFIGDPRSSIVEADFTMMQSGNMAKIYSWYDNEWGYSCRVGDLIAMMAAKGM; via the coding sequence ATGAGTAAAGTACGTGTAGGCATCAACGGCTTTGGCCGCATTGGTCGCCAGGTTCTCAGATCCATATGGAAATATCATCGGGACACCATTGAAGTGGTGGCCGTGAACGACCTTTTCGATATCAAGACCAACGCGCATCTGCTGGCGCACGACACCAGCTACGGCCCCTTTGAGCCCAAGGTGAGCGTGGACGGCGACATGATTATTGTGGGCGACGACTTCAAGGTGAAGAACTTTGCCGAGCGCGACCCGCGCCTCATTCCGTGGGGTGCCGAAAAGGTGGACGTGGTGGTGGAATCCACGGGTATCTTCCGCACCGGCCCCAAGGCGGCCATGCATATTGAAGCCGGTGCCAAGAAGGTCATCATCTCTGCCCCCGCCAAGGAAGAAGACATCACCATCGTCATGGGTGTTAACGACAAGGCATATGACCCTGCCAAGCACCACATCATTTCCAACGCATCGTGCACCACGAACTGCCTTGCCCCTGTCGTGAAGGTAGTGCACGAAACGTACGGCATCAGAAAGGGTGTGATGACCACCATCCACTCATACACCAACGACCAGCGCATTCTCGACCTGCCCCACTCCGACCTGCGTCGCGCACGGGCAGCCGCCTGCAACATGATTCCCACCTCAACAGGCGCAGCGAAAGCCGTTGCCCTGGTCATTCCTGAAATGAAGGGCAAGTTCTCGGGCTACTCCGTCCGCGTTCCCACCCCCACGGTTTCGCTCGTTGACTTCGTCTGCGAGCTTGAAAAGGACACGACCACTGAAGACCTTCGCGCCGTGCTCAAAGCCGCAGCAGAAGGCCCGCTGAAGGGTATTCTGGGGTACTCGGAAGAGCCGCTGGTATCTTCCGACTTCATCGGAGATCCGCGTTCCTCCATCGTGGAAGCGGACTTCACCATGATGCAGTCCGGCAACATGGCCAAAATCTATTCGTGGTACGACAACGAGTGGGGCTATTCCTGCCGCGTGGGCGACCTGATCGCCATGATGGCTGCCAAGGGCATGTAG
- a CDS encoding PaaI family thioesterase produces MNSTVHKDLISFVEEKIPFHRFLGVKVLDVRPGYAKVCLPYREDFNGNEMRGVLHGGITALLVDICGAVALWTHFGPEDKTATIDMRVDYQRPAPFEDLVAEGDVRMLGNRIANVHIRVTSASMPDTQIAEGRAVYYVKRVGAPS; encoded by the coding sequence ATGAACAGCACAGTCCACAAAGATCTCATCAGTTTCGTTGAAGAGAAGATTCCCTTCCACCGTTTTCTCGGCGTGAAGGTGCTCGATGTTCGCCCCGGGTATGCCAAGGTGTGCCTCCCCTACCGGGAGGATTTTAACGGGAACGAAATGCGCGGCGTGTTGCACGGGGGCATAACCGCCCTGCTGGTGGACATTTGCGGTGCTGTTGCCCTGTGGACCCACTTTGGCCCCGAGGACAAGACGGCCACCATAGACATGCGTGTGGATTACCAGCGCCCTGCCCCTTTTGAAGATCTTGTGGCGGAAGGCGATGTGCGCATGCTCGGCAACCGCATTGCCAACGTGCACATACGCGTGACCTCCGCCTCCATGCCCGATACGCAGATTGCCGAAGGCCGTGCCGTCTATTACGTCAAGCGTGTCGGAGCACCGAGCTGA
- a CDS encoding GAF domain-containing protein → MESKALYKTIYKIAKVVNSSLEPKVVLGQIVEQVTRTMGARGCFIRLLNRTGTVLKPDAYYGLSDRYAQKGPVEVSKSKLDQEVLAGKAIYIEDVRNDTRFQYPEQASEEGLVSLVVVPLIAHGNKVIGVLRVYSGETRKFTEDELEFLSCIANLCGIALENARMYATLKRASDLANAYVYQVFED, encoded by the coding sequence ATGGAATCGAAGGCGTTGTATAAAACAATCTACAAAATCGCCAAGGTCGTGAACTCCTCCCTTGAACCCAAGGTAGTGCTCGGGCAAATAGTCGAACAGGTCACCCGTACAATGGGGGCCAGAGGCTGCTTTATCCGCCTGCTGAACAGAACCGGAACAGTGCTCAAGCCCGATGCATATTATGGCCTCAGCGACCGCTACGCCCAGAAAGGTCCCGTAGAAGTGAGCAAGAGCAAGCTGGATCAGGAAGTGCTGGCCGGCAAGGCTATCTATATTGAAGATGTACGAAACGATACACGTTTCCAGTATCCGGAGCAGGCTTCTGAAGAAGGCCTTGTCTCCCTCGTGGTTGTGCCGCTTATCGCACACGGCAACAAGGTTATCGGCGTGCTGCGCGTCTATTCCGGCGAAACCCGCAAGTTCACCGAAGACGAACTGGAATTTCTGAGCTGCATCGCCAACCTGTGCGGCATAGCACTGGAAAATGCGCGTATGTATGCGACTCTCAAGCGTGCCAGCGACCTGGCCAACGCCTACGTATATCAGGTGTTTGAAGACTAA